In one window of Armatimonadota bacterium DNA:
- a CDS encoding Gfo/Idh/MocA family oxidoreductase, whose amino-acid sequence MTKRTGIRVAVVGLGFGAEFVPIYLRHPNVTEVAICDQDATRLNETGDRFRISRRLSSFEEVMACPDLDAVHLVTGIPQHADQSVATLESGRHCACTVPMATSIEGLRAVIAAQRKSGRNYMMMETAVYTRHYLYVKAMLERGEMGAIQFLRGAHYQDMEDWPPYWAGLPPMHYSTHAVAPLLALAGRRAASVCCFGSGRLRSELTQQYNNPFPIETAILRLEGTDIVAEVTRSLFHTAKAYLESFAVLCEKVSFEWAVTDDSQPVLHRMGEPRTGRGRPVTVAHVEPPDRGDLLPPSIARFTRRTVYDESDPHLSFLQGGGHHGSHPHLVHEFVTSIVEQRQPRIDAITAGNWTAPGLCAHESAMSGGRQVQVPCFAEEVRSSAQ is encoded by the coding sequence ATGACCAAGAGGACTGGCATCCGCGTGGCGGTGGTTGGGCTTGGATTCGGGGCCGAGTTCGTGCCCATCTATCTTCGCCACCCCAATGTCACGGAGGTCGCCATCTGCGACCAAGACGCAACGCGCCTCAACGAGACCGGGGATCGCTTTCGGATCTCGCGCCGGCTGAGCAGCTTCGAGGAAGTGATGGCCTGTCCGGACCTTGACGCAGTACACCTCGTCACCGGCATCCCGCAGCATGCAGATCAGTCGGTCGCCACACTCGAGTCAGGCAGACACTGCGCTTGCACCGTACCGATGGCAACCAGCATCGAGGGGCTGAGAGCTGTCATCGCGGCACAGCGAAAGTCCGGCCGGAATTACATGATGATGGAGACCGCGGTCTACACGCGGCACTATCTTTACGTGAAGGCGATGCTGGAGCGCGGGGAGATGGGGGCTATTCAGTTCCTCCGAGGAGCCCACTACCAGGACATGGAGGACTGGCCTCCATATTGGGCCGGGCTTCCGCCGATGCACTACTCCACTCATGCAGTCGCGCCGCTGCTCGCCCTCGCTGGGAGACGAGCCGCCAGCGTCTGCTGCTTTGGCTCTGGGCGACTGCGCTCGGAACTGACGCAGCAATACAACAATCCGTTCCCCATCGAGACGGCGATCTTGCGGCTGGAGGGGACCGATATCGTGGCCGAGGTCACCAGATCCCTTTTTCACACCGCCAAAGCGTATCTCGAGTCCTTCGCCGTGCTCTGTGAGAAGGTGAGCTTCGAATGGGCCGTCACCGACGACAGTCAGCCGGTGCTGCACCGCATGGGGGAGCCACGGACAGGTCGGGGCCGGCCGGTGACGGTGGCGCACGTTGAGCCGCCTGACCGCGGGGACCTGCTGCCGCCCTCGATTGCGCGCTTCACGAGGCGAACGGTATACGATGAGTCCGATCCCCACCTGTCCTTCCTGCAGGGAGGTGGACACCACGGCTCACATCCCCACCTCGTGCATGAGTTCGTGACGAGCATCGTGGAGCAGCGGCAACCACGGATCGACGCGATTACCGCGGGGAACTGGACTGCGCCTGGCCTCTGCGCACACGAATCGGCAATGAGCGGCGGGAGGCAAGTGCAGGTTCCCTGCTTCGCCGAAGAGGTGAGATCGTCCGCGCAGTAG
- a CDS encoding radical SAM protein produces MSLRPNKPVLRVVADRTMVEFINYQPQRQTELAAFAQSPQWRETMAELGDVGQARRQIRLPPATPSPFRAPIARLTAINERKVKALIAAGERRREVLEAALLTWPDDAGQAKRASLSFLGLNLSMDCNFTPRCLYCNQRWVEPALALTDWKRAIEGALPEAAGERPYIYLTGGEPLLLQEQVWGPDGLIRFAVEHDCAVNLNTNGALIDPQVALSLVQAGLSKVHVSLDTACAQTQDELAAGSGRHDQILQGIANLQIAREVLQVDHPKVHVNCVLTRRNLFHFAHLVEFLLRIKKVPSERPDVPIKQDPHFSDFLIHAIPVGGEENVYLRPSKEEFQRFFTEVWEQACDVWRRYQEALGIPPEERVTLDGHGVFTNPYLRVKYRGSLEDYCELAATGVYSQLALCGQCYVGPCQAFVLPDGSQYWCGAHTVSRAQPLGNVRDATVQENIAMHLAELRVHPDEFCRNCAGATLAINQSVEQGLKAKLDEWLAEADAQLAEAAN; encoded by the coding sequence GTGAGCCTGCGGCCTAACAAGCCGGTCTTACGGGTGGTTGCTGATCGCACCATGGTCGAGTTCATCAATTATCAGCCCCAGCGGCAGACGGAGCTGGCGGCCTTTGCCCAGAGCCCACAGTGGAGGGAAACGATGGCCGAACTGGGCGACGTGGGGCAGGCGCGTCGACAGATCCGCTTGCCGCCGGCGACGCCCTCTCCATTTCGCGCCCCAATCGCGCGCCTGACCGCTATCAACGAGCGAAAGGTGAAGGCCCTGATCGCGGCCGGCGAGAGACGGCGGGAGGTGCTGGAGGCAGCACTGCTGACGTGGCCCGATGATGCCGGGCAAGCGAAGAGGGCCAGCCTGTCCTTCCTCGGACTGAACCTCTCCATGGACTGCAACTTCACACCGCGTTGCCTCTACTGCAACCAGCGATGGGTCGAGCCAGCGCTCGCCCTCACGGACTGGAAGCGGGCCATCGAGGGGGCGTTGCCGGAAGCAGCCGGTGAAAGGCCGTACATCTACCTCACGGGCGGGGAGCCGCTGCTCTTGCAGGAGCAAGTGTGGGGCCCAGACGGGCTGATTCGGTTCGCGGTCGAGCACGACTGCGCGGTGAACCTGAACACGAACGGCGCCCTGATCGACCCGCAGGTGGCTTTGAGCCTGGTGCAGGCAGGGCTGTCGAAAGTGCATGTTTCTCTGGATACTGCTTGCGCCCAGACCCAGGACGAACTGGCCGCCGGGTCAGGGCGGCACGACCAGATTCTGCAGGGCATCGCCAACCTCCAGATCGCGCGCGAGGTGCTTCAGGTCGACCATCCCAAAGTGCATGTGAACTGCGTGCTTACCCGCCGGAACCTGTTTCACTTCGCGCACCTGGTGGAGTTCCTGTTGCGGATTAAGAAGGTGCCCTCCGAGCGCCCCGATGTGCCCATCAAACAGGATCCGCACTTCTCCGACTTCTTGATCCACGCGATCCCGGTGGGCGGGGAAGAAAACGTCTATCTCCGGCCCAGCAAGGAGGAGTTCCAGCGTTTCTTCACCGAGGTGTGGGAACAGGCGTGCGACGTATGGAGGCGCTATCAGGAGGCGCTAGGTATCCCGCCCGAGGAGCGGGTGACCTTAGACGGGCACGGGGTGTTCACGAACCCCTACCTGCGGGTGAAGTACCGGGGATCTCTGGAAGACTACTGCGAACTCGCGGCCACGGGGGTGTATTCCCAACTCGCGCTGTGCGGACAGTGCTATGTGGGGCCATGCCAGGCCTTCGTGCTGCCAGATGGCTCGCAGTACTGGTGCGGCGCGCATACGGTGTCCCGCGCCCAGCCGCTGGGCAACGTGCGTGACGCGACGGTGCAGGAGAACATTGCGATGCACTTGGCAGAGCTGCGCGTCCACCCAGACGAGTTCTGTCGGAACTGCGCGGGGGCGACCCTCGCCATCAACCAGAGCGTGGAGCAAGGGCTCAAGGCAAAGCTCGACGAGTGGCTAGCCGAGGCCGACGCGCAGCTTGCGGAAGCCGCCAACTAA
- a CDS encoding neutral/alkaline non-lysosomal ceramidase N-terminal domain-containing protein yields MLTFGLVVAMAVLALGVSTAVAAQLLAGAAKVDITPKEPAYLAGYGINRLSEAVKEPLSARALVIRSGEKTITVVGVDSLGVPGRIQKDIRGMVKSVPRDSVMIAATHDHSAPDIFGMWGPNPTTSGVDPAYLALLKQGIVTAIDQAAAAAKPAKLKLGSIQTKGINVNHRIAEIVDHELAAMQFVGDDGRVIATLANFPCHAEIMQSKLLSGDFPYYYYAKIEKDQGGVAIFINGALGGMITADIPGGIYSLEHKDNSVWAQRIGEAVADATEQALAGASPIEDPELDYKFVDLALPFKNERALAAVRAGAMPNALADDKLVTKVAAVALGPAQIVTIPGEALPNLGFHLKRVMTGSPKFLFGLTMDELGYILSGDDWGMEIYSYESKTGAGPNTGPLLMATLLPLIAEVKPAAAEAPAAAASTPVATVSAAQWFAGLPARFNADTAAGLSAIYWFKLSGDGGGDWTVMIADQKCSVKQGAPDKADVTISSAASDWIDIVTGKAEAEGLYMSGKLSVDGDLTIAQRFTGLFSAQ; encoded by the coding sequence ATGTTGACTTTCGGGTTGGTAGTGGCAATGGCGGTGCTGGCGCTGGGGGTCTCCACCGCGGTGGCGGCGCAGTTGCTGGCCGGCGCGGCGAAGGTGGATATTACCCCTAAGGAACCGGCCTACCTGGCCGGATATGGCATCAACCGGCTGAGCGAAGCGGTCAAGGAACCGCTGTCGGCACGGGCGCTCGTCATCAGGAGTGGGGAGAAGACCATCACTGTGGTCGGCGTGGACTCCCTAGGCGTTCCCGGCCGAATCCAGAAGGACATCCGGGGCATGGTCAAGTCGGTGCCGAGGGACAGCGTGATGATCGCCGCCACGCACGACCACTCGGCGCCGGATATCTTCGGCATGTGGGGGCCGAACCCGACCACCTCGGGCGTGGACCCGGCCTACTTGGCCCTTCTCAAGCAGGGCATCGTCACCGCCATTGACCAGGCGGCGGCCGCTGCGAAGCCTGCCAAGCTGAAGCTCGGCAGTATCCAGACCAAGGGCATCAACGTCAACCACCGGATCGCCGAAATCGTGGACCACGAGCTGGCAGCCATGCAGTTCGTCGGCGACGACGGTAGGGTCATCGCCACCCTGGCCAACTTCCCCTGCCACGCCGAGATCATGCAGAGCAAGCTGCTTTCTGGCGACTTTCCCTATTACTACTATGCCAAGATCGAGAAAGACCAGGGCGGAGTCGCGATCTTCATCAACGGCGCATTGGGCGGCATGATCACCGCCGACATCCCGGGCGGCATCTACAGCTTGGAGCACAAGGACAACTCCGTTTGGGCCCAGCGTATCGGCGAGGCGGTGGCCGACGCCACCGAGCAGGCCCTGGCCGGCGCAAGCCCGATCGAGGACCCAGAGCTAGACTACAAATTCGTCGACCTGGCCTTGCCGTTCAAGAATGAGAGAGCCCTGGCAGCGGTGCGGGCCGGCGCGATGCCAAACGCGCTGGCGGACGACAAGCTGGTGACCAAGGTGGCGGCGGTGGCGCTGGGGCCGGCTCAGATCGTCACCATCCCCGGCGAAGCTCTGCCCAACCTGGGCTTCCACCTCAAGCGCGTCATGACGGGCAGCCCAAAGTTCCTCTTCGGGTTGACCATGGACGAGTTGGGCTACATCCTGTCCGGTGATGACTGGGGCATGGAAATATACAGTTACGAGAGCAAGACGGGCGCGGGGCCGAACACAGGGCCGCTGCTGATGGCAACGCTGTTGCCGCTGATCGCAGAGGTGAAGCCCGCCGCTGCGGAGGCGCCCGCGGCTGCGGCGAGCACTCCCGTCGCTACGGTCTCCGCCGCACAGTGGTTCGCCGGCCTGCCGGCCAGGTTCAACGCCGACACGGCAGCCGGGCTCAGCGCGATCTACTGGTTCAAGCTTTCGGGCGATGGCGGCGGCGACTGGACGGTGATGATCGCGGATCAGAAGTGCTCCGTCAAGCAGGGCGCGCCGGATAAGGCCGATGTCACCATCAGCAGTGCCGCTTCGGATTGGATCGACATCGTCACCGGCAAGGCCGAGGCCGAGGGATTGTACATGAGCGGCAAGCTCAGCGTAGACGGCGACCTGACCATTGCCCAGCGCTTCACCGGGCTCTTCAGCGCCCAGTAG
- a CDS encoding DUF4838 domain-containing protein: protein MRNSFGWSVLLPAFVLVFALVSPQALAQDTAYLLKAGASNYRIVLESSASPSERHAAGELQSHFNACTGVELPIVTGRPADSAPMIVLGCGPTAQRLGVAPAPAELGEQGYVIRTVHPHVVIAGTAVAGTLYGVYDFLEKCLGVRWYAPGVTKTPRIAELPLPEVDRLVQPAFLCRDTSYARPGSDADFIARQRENAGGGGPDNPHGIQHAHDGRAHSYFRYVSPGEFFDTHPEYFSEIGGVRRRDETQLCLTNPDVLEIVTAGMLKRMGANPNARQYNFSQMDYYNHCQCASCTKVNQKYGTLGGTQFWFVNQLAERTSKVYPDKVIGTLAYTYTEEPPKDLVMHPNVAVWLCHMYPSCDSHAIATCRLNADYKRRAIAWSKICSHLYIWHYIVDFAHYYNPFPNFGAMGEDMRFYRDIGVEGIYLQGMGHGGGGGEFSLLRPYYGMRLLWDPGQDADAILRDFLGGYYGPAAEPIMSYIKLLQAKVDTDDIHMHLYTNPAQGYLTDEILAQAGVLFDQAEAAVRDDEGLLERVRVARMPLTYARFFPRNGYTIEDGTLRFTGPFAAPAEIAEMASRMRAHGFNTLREIGEFHGDPDQFPMLAMALSSPMACPRIENQYLAVDVLPFLGGRALRITDKRSGECVTAHNTTRNILFPFCGGEETRTGGTFRWRGSFDQYAVEEKTDTTISLVTGGAGLPLRRTLTLAPDAPILTIAAQVTNAGEKPSEVTVRNHVELDLGELTGTRVRFTDRTGQDIQKDMQPIIEGLRQGEHYLDQKAPKNSWTFTGGKGIEVTQTFDDGQLDFAWLYAYPDYLNELEAELWAKPVTLGAGESTTFTATLEVRPVTK from the coding sequence ATGCGTAATTCATTCGGATGGTCTGTTCTTCTTCCTGCGTTTGTCCTTGTTTTCGCTCTCGTCTCTCCTCAAGCGCTTGCCCAGGATACCGCGTACCTCCTCAAAGCTGGGGCGAGCAACTACCGCATTGTCCTGGAGAGTTCCGCGAGCCCATCCGAGAGGCACGCGGCTGGGGAACTCCAGTCCCATTTCAACGCCTGCACCGGTGTCGAGCTACCCATCGTGACGGGACGACCCGCAGACAGCGCGCCTATGATTGTACTTGGGTGCGGCCCGACGGCGCAACGGCTCGGGGTCGCACCCGCGCCCGCGGAACTTGGGGAACAGGGATACGTCATCCGTACCGTACATCCTCATGTCGTCATCGCGGGCACGGCAGTAGCGGGCACGCTTTATGGCGTCTATGATTTTCTCGAGAAATGCCTCGGCGTCCGATGGTACGCGCCCGGCGTGACGAAGACGCCTAGGATTGCCGAGCTCCCCTTGCCCGAGGTGGACCGACTGGTGCAGCCGGCTTTTCTGTGCCGCGACACGAGCTATGCCCGGCCTGGCAGTGATGCGGATTTCATCGCACGCCAGCGCGAGAACGCAGGCGGCGGCGGCCCCGACAACCCCCATGGCATCCAGCACGCGCACGACGGCCGGGCTCACAGCTACTTCCGGTACGTCAGCCCAGGCGAGTTCTTCGACACACATCCGGAGTATTTCTCGGAGATCGGCGGCGTCCGACGTCGCGACGAGACGCAGTTGTGCCTTACCAATCCCGACGTGCTGGAGATCGTGACCGCCGGTATGCTCAAACGCATGGGAGCGAACCCGAACGCGCGGCAGTATAACTTCTCTCAGATGGACTACTACAACCACTGCCAGTGCGCGTCGTGCACGAAGGTGAACCAGAAGTATGGGACCCTCGGCGGGACGCAATTCTGGTTTGTCAACCAACTCGCGGAACGCACATCCAAGGTCTATCCGGACAAGGTCATCGGGACTCTGGCGTATACGTATACCGAGGAGCCGCCGAAGGATCTCGTGATGCACCCCAACGTCGCGGTGTGGCTGTGCCACATGTATCCATCGTGCGATAGCCACGCGATCGCGACGTGCCGGTTGAATGCCGACTACAAGCGCCGCGCCATCGCTTGGTCGAAGATCTGTTCCCATCTCTACATCTGGCACTACATCGTTGACTTCGCGCACTACTACAACCCGTTTCCGAACTTCGGGGCGATGGGTGAGGACATGCGCTTCTACCGCGACATCGGTGTCGAGGGCATCTACCTCCAGGGCATGGGGCACGGCGGCGGCGGCGGCGAGTTCAGCCTGCTGCGGCCGTACTACGGGATGAGACTGCTTTGGGACCCCGGCCAGGACGCCGACGCGATCCTCCGGGATTTCCTCGGGGGCTACTATGGCCCGGCCGCAGAGCCGATTATGTCATATATCAAGCTGCTTCAGGCCAAGGTCGACACCGACGACATCCACATGCACCTCTACACGAATCCGGCCCAAGGCTACCTGACCGACGAGATCCTGGCGCAGGCGGGCGTCCTGTTTGATCAAGCGGAAGCCGCAGTTCGAGATGATGAGGGACTCCTCGAGCGGGTGCGCGTGGCGCGGATGCCTCTGACCTATGCTCGGTTCTTCCCACGCAATGGATACACCATCGAGGATGGGACGCTTCGATTCACCGGTCCCTTTGCGGCGCCTGCCGAGATCGCCGAGATGGCGAGCCGGATGCGGGCGCATGGATTCAACACGCTGCGCGAGATCGGCGAGTTCCACGGCGACCCGGATCAATTCCCGATGCTTGCGATGGCGTTGAGTTCCCCGATGGCGTGCCCTCGTATCGAGAATCAGTATCTGGCAGTGGATGTCCTTCCATTCCTTGGTGGGCGCGCGCTGCGGATTACCGACAAGCGTTCCGGGGAGTGCGTCACAGCCCATAACACGACCCGCAATATCCTCTTCCCGTTCTGCGGCGGCGAGGAAACCCGGACCGGCGGCACCTTCCGCTGGCGCGGGTCGTTTGACCAGTACGCGGTGGAGGAGAAGACGGACACGACGATATCGCTTGTCACGGGCGGGGCCGGCTTGCCCTTACGACGGACCCTGACCTTGGCGCCAGACGCGCCAATCCTCACCATCGCGGCTCAAGTGACCAATGCCGGTGAAAAACCATCTGAGGTCACCGTGCGCAACCACGTCGAACTGGACCTGGGTGAGCTAACAGGGACGAGGGTGCGGTTCACTGACCGCACCGGCCAGGACATCCAGAAGGACATGCAGCCGATCATCGAGGGATTGCGCCAGGGCGAGCATTACCTCGACCAGAAGGCGCCGAAGAACTCCTGGACATTCACGGGAGGCAAAGGCATCGAGGTCACGCAGACCTTCGATGATGGACAGCTCGACTTCGCCTGGCTCTACGCATACCCGGACTATCTGAATGAACTCGAGGCGGAATTGTGGGCCAAGCCGGTCACCCTGGGGGCTGGCGAGAGCACGACCTTCACGGCGACACTCGAAGTCCGCCCAGTGACCAAGTGA
- a CDS encoding glycoside hydrolase family 32 protein: MEKVSNSAITEPMLALAQAVARAEADPARPIYHLAPPANWNNDPNGCLYCGGYYHVFYQHNPYGDEWDHMHWGHARSRDLVHWDHLPIALWPSKERGEQHCFSGSAIVSPKRQPMLFYTSIGERPPEQWAAVPGDNDLITWQKHPANPILTEKAHGDVTIYDWRDPFVVTDEGIYYMIAGGNLNQGKGGQAVVNLYVATDDELTQWEYVGVIFHHPDEDVTNIECPNLFRVGDKWVLVVSPHRAPEYFVGDFEPARGEFTWQSRGVISHGNFYAPQVMLDRRGRRLLWGWVTGFPTGRGWNGCLSLPRVLDVNEDGRLVQRPAPELAELRGRHTAIPGFELHGSRVLGEIHGDTLEMVARLELRDATAVGLRVRRSDDGERGVAIRWDGATLDVAGTQAPLRLTSGQPLELHVFLDRSVLEAFAGDGEPCMTRVISAADGDCGVEVFAEGGAAVVAALTTYDMQSIW, translated from the coding sequence ATGGAGAAGGTCTCCAACTCCGCCATAACCGAGCCTATGCTCGCACTGGCGCAGGCCGTAGCGCGCGCGGAGGCGGATCCGGCGCGCCCGATATATCACCTCGCGCCACCGGCGAACTGGAACAACGACCCCAACGGCTGCCTCTACTGCGGCGGATACTACCACGTCTTCTATCAGCACAATCCGTACGGCGATGAATGGGATCATATGCACTGGGGCCACGCGCGCAGCAGGGACCTGGTTCATTGGGATCACCTGCCGATTGCACTATGGCCGTCGAAGGAGCGGGGAGAGCAGCACTGCTTCTCCGGCAGCGCTATTGTCAGCCCGAAACGGCAACCGATGCTGTTCTACACCAGCATTGGTGAGAGGCCGCCGGAGCAGTGGGCGGCGGTGCCGGGCGATAACGACCTCATCACGTGGCAAAAACACCCCGCAAACCCGATCCTGACGGAGAAAGCTCACGGCGACGTCACGATCTACGACTGGCGCGACCCCTTCGTGGTCACAGACGAGGGCATCTACTATATGATCGCGGGGGGCAACCTGAACCAGGGCAAGGGCGGCCAGGCCGTCGTCAACCTCTACGTCGCGACAGACGACGAGCTGACGCAGTGGGAGTACGTCGGCGTCATTTTCCACCACCCGGACGAGGACGTGACGAACATCGAATGCCCCAATCTCTTCCGTGTCGGCGACAAGTGGGTGCTTGTCGTGTCGCCCCATCGCGCTCCGGAGTACTTTGTCGGGGACTTCGAACCGGCACGGGGCGAGTTCACCTGGCAGTCCCGCGGCGTCATCAGTCACGGCAACTTCTACGCGCCACAGGTTATGCTCGATCGTCGCGGCCGGCGGCTCCTCTGGGGCTGGGTGACGGGTTTCCCGACCGGCCGTGGGTGGAACGGTTGCCTGAGTCTGCCGCGCGTCCTCGACGTGAACGAAGACGGCCGGCTCGTCCAGCGGCCGGCACCCGAGTTGGCGGAGCTGCGCGGAAGGCATACCGCGATCCCAGGCTTCGAGTTACACGGCAGCCGCGTCCTCGGCGAGATTCACGGCGACACTCTCGAAATGGTCGCGCGCCTCGAACTGCGAGACGCCACAGCTGTGGGGCTCCGAGTGCGCCGCTCGGACGACGGCGAGCGCGGCGTCGCCATTCGGTGGGACGGAGCAACCCTCGATGTAGCCGGCACACAGGCGCCGCTCCGACTCACATCCGGCCAGCCGCTCGAACTGCACGTGTTCCTCGACCGGTCGGTCCTGGAGGCCTTTGCCGGTGACGGCGAGCCGTGCATGACGCGCGTCATCAGCGCCGCTGACGGTGACTGCGGCGTCGAAGTCTTCGCCGAAGGTGGCGCCGCAGTGGTGGCTGCGCTCACCACTTACGACATGCAGTCCATCTGGTAG
- a CDS encoding alpha-L-fucosidase, which translates to MKARPNARSRYEPIWESLDSRPCPDWYDEAKFGIFIHWGVYSVPAWAPKGAYSEWYWWAMQDEQGETWRFHADKYGAFLKYQDFAPMFRAELFDPDQWADVFARSGARYIALTSKHHDGFCLWFSAHAWNWNSVDIGPHRDLLGDLAQAVRARGIRMGLYYSLYEWFNPVYRSDLSRYVSEHMVPQLKDVIERYQPSLLFTDGEWDHPSEAWRSTEFLAWLFNESSVRDEIVVNDRWGKETRSEHGGYYTSDYGEVGGGKQLAAHHKWEENRGIGASFGYNRHEAAEDYLTERDAIHLLVNTVSRGGNLLLDIGPTADGRIPVIQQERLLQVGEWLAVNGEAIYATRPWRVDAEGDLVRYTANDDALYAICLRWPGAELALAAPKATGGTCAALLGHDKPLRCRIDDGRLCIEVPQLSPDDAPCRHAYVFKLTDVK; encoded by the coding sequence ATGAAAGCCAGACCTAATGCGCGTTCCCGCTACGAGCCGATCTGGGAATCACTTGACAGCCGGCCGTGCCCTGACTGGTACGACGAGGCGAAGTTCGGCATCTTCATCCATTGGGGCGTGTACTCGGTGCCGGCGTGGGCGCCGAAGGGAGCGTATTCGGAATGGTATTGGTGGGCGATGCAGGACGAGCAGGGCGAGACATGGCGCTTCCACGCCGACAAGTACGGCGCATTTCTCAAGTACCAGGATTTCGCCCCGATGTTTCGGGCCGAGCTATTCGACCCTGACCAGTGGGCCGATGTCTTCGCCCGCTCCGGCGCCCGCTACATTGCCCTGACCAGCAAGCATCATGACGGCTTCTGCCTTTGGTTCAGCGCTCATGCCTGGAACTGGAACAGCGTGGACATCGGGCCGCATAGGGATCTACTCGGCGATTTGGCGCAGGCGGTGCGAGCGCGCGGCATCCGCATGGGCCTGTACTACTCGCTCTATGAGTGGTTCAACCCGGTTTACCGCTCGGATCTGTCGCGCTATGTGAGCGAGCACATGGTGCCGCAGCTCAAAGACGTGATCGAGCGCTACCAGCCTTCCCTGTTGTTCACCGACGGGGAGTGGGACCATCCCAGTGAGGCCTGGAGAAGCACCGAGTTCCTCGCGTGGCTGTTCAACGAATCATCGGTACGTGACGAGATCGTCGTCAATGACCGCTGGGGGAAAGAGACCCGCAGCGAGCACGGCGGCTACTACACCAGCGATTACGGTGAGGTGGGTGGGGGCAAACAGTTGGCCGCACACCACAAATGGGAGGAGAACCGCGGCATCGGGGCCAGCTTCGGCTACAACCGGCACGAGGCGGCGGAGGACTATCTCACCGAGCGCGACGCGATACATCTGCTGGTCAATACGGTCAGTCGGGGCGGGAACCTGCTGCTCGACATCGGGCCGACCGCTGATGGCCGCATCCCCGTGATCCAGCAGGAACGGTTGCTCCAGGTCGGCGAATGGCTTGCGGTCAACGGCGAAGCGATCTATGCGACGCGGCCGTGGCGCGTGGATGCCGAGGGCGATCTCGTGCGGTATACGGCCAACGACGACGCCCTGTACGCCATCTGCCTGAGGTGGCCCGGTGCGGAACTCGCTCTGGCAGCGCCCAAGGCGACCGGCGGGACTTGCGCCGCCCTGCTCGGTCACGACAAGCCGCTGCGCTGTCGGATCGACGATGGCCGGCTCTGCATCGAGGTGCCCCAACTGTCCCCGGACGACGCGCCGTGCCGTCACGCGTACGTCTTCAAGCTGACGGATGTGAAGTGA
- a CDS encoding sugar phosphate isomerase/epimerase, giving the protein MSEGKVTFSVFTKPWKMPLAELGRFVKSLGFDAIELPVRPGYQVLPENVGRDLPAAATELADCGVTIASVAGPIDEPTIAACGEAGVATIRICVGVGDEGYMAGEARLQREFDALIPVLDEHGVRIGIQNHQGRNDVCNAMGVRHLIEQYDPKHVGAVWDVGHNGLCGEEPNAAVDILWAHLCMVNFKNALWQRTNGPEAEWAEWRPYWTSGRHGLASWPRAASELSGRGYSGVVCLTAEYNDHDAVNRLIADDIAFAKSLFAQVVTNE; this is encoded by the coding sequence ATGAGCGAGGGCAAAGTCACCTTCTCCGTATTCACCAAGCCGTGGAAGATGCCGCTGGCGGAACTGGGGCGGTTCGTGAAAAGCCTGGGGTTTGATGCGATTGAGCTGCCGGTGCGGCCGGGCTACCAGGTGCTTCCCGAAAACGTGGGGAGGGATCTGCCGGCCGCCGCGACGGAACTCGCGGACTGCGGGGTGACCATCGCGAGTGTCGCCGGGCCGATCGACGAGCCGACGATCGCGGCGTGCGGCGAGGCCGGAGTCGCGACAATCCGCATCTGCGTCGGCGTCGGCGACGAGGGGTACATGGCGGGTGAGGCGAGGCTGCAGCGCGAGTTTGACGCGCTCATACCTGTGCTCGACGAGCACGGTGTCCGGATCGGGATTCAGAATCATCAGGGCCGCAATGACGTGTGCAATGCAATGGGCGTGCGCCACCTCATCGAGCAATACGATCCGAAGCACGTCGGAGCGGTGTGGGATGTCGGGCACAACGGCCTGTGCGGCGAGGAGCCCAATGCCGCCGTTGACATCCTGTGGGCGCATCTCTGCATGGTCAACTTCAAGAACGCGCTATGGCAACGCACCAACGGCCCGGAGGCGGAGTGGGCGGAATGGCGGCCGTATTGGACCTCGGGGAGGCATGGTCTGGCGTCGTGGCCGCGGGCCGCGAGTGAGCTGAGCGGGCGCGGCTACTCCGGGGTGGTGTGCCTCACGGCCGAATACAATGACCACGATGCGGTCAACCGCCTTATCGCCGACGACATCGCATTCGCGAAATCGCTCTTCGCGCAGGTGGTCACCAATGAGTAA